In Treponema denticola, one genomic interval encodes:
- a CDS encoding precorrin-2 C(20)-methyltransferase, giving the protein MKNIFAVGTGPGSPEYLTLQAVKALENADLIFAPNNKGKNMALDTVKDFIKDKEVLFLDFPMGFVSEEDYKIQAEKILKKTKENSNTLILTIGDPMIYSTFIYMMPYFQIPEINLQIISGIPSAVAAAGRAQIPLAEKAEVLTITDHLNEEVLNSSSSIALLKTSKQKSLILKEFEKNGFDYVYIKRATMEHESILSKDKKEKILEDEDYISLIIARKQKGN; this is encoded by the coding sequence ATGAAAAATATTTTCGCGGTAGGAACAGGTCCGGGGTCTCCGGAGTATCTTACACTACAGGCAGTAAAAGCTCTTGAAAATGCAGACCTTATTTTTGCTCCCAACAATAAGGGAAAAAATATGGCCCTAGATACGGTAAAAGATTTTATAAAAGACAAAGAAGTTTTGTTTCTTGATTTCCCTATGGGCTTTGTATCTGAAGAAGATTATAAAATTCAAGCCGAAAAAATACTTAAAAAAACCAAAGAAAATTCGAATACCCTTATTTTAACTATAGGCGATCCTATGATATACAGCACATTTATTTACATGATGCCCTATTTTCAAATACCGGAAATCAATTTGCAAATTATCTCAGGAATTCCTTCTGCAGTGGCTGCTGCAGGAAGAGCACAAATTCCTCTTGCCGAAAAAGCTGAGGTGCTTACAATCACAGATCATTTAAATGAAGAAGTTTTAAATTCATCTTCATCTATAGCTCTTTTAAAAACATCGAAACAAAAAAGTCTTATACTAAAAGAATTTGAAAAAAACGGTTTTGACTATGTTTATATAAAAAGAGCAACAATGGAACATGAATCAATCCTCTCCAAAGATAAAAAAGAAAAAATTTTAGAAGACGAAGATTATATATCCTTAATCATCGCCCGCAAACAAAAAGGAAATTAG
- a CDS encoding sirohydrochlorin cobaltochelatase yields MKKAIVIASFGTSYAETREKTIDTIEKEAAGRFKDYEIFKAYTSNMVRAILKKRDSINVASPKEIIQELKGKDFSEIYIQPTHIIPGEEYEKLQFENTILGQPLLHENADLDEIIKALELKKPQDDTAIVFMGHGSSHEADKFYEIMQNKLNSQGLENVLIGTVEGSVELKDILPILAERKIKKIELYPFMMVAGDHAHNDMAGDEEDSWFTILKNEGYEVNANLKGLGEYPMIREILYKSLENTINCHRG; encoded by the coding sequence ATGAAAAAGGCCATCGTAATTGCAAGTTTCGGTACAAGCTATGCCGAAACAAGAGAAAAAACTATTGATACTATCGAAAAAGAAGCAGCCGGCAGGTTTAAAGATTATGAAATTTTTAAAGCCTATACTTCAAACATGGTTAGAGCCATTCTTAAAAAAAGAGACTCCATCAATGTTGCATCTCCCAAAGAGATTATCCAAGAACTAAAAGGAAAAGACTTCTCCGAAATTTACATACAACCGACTCATATAATTCCGGGAGAAGAATATGAAAAGCTGCAATTTGAAAATACGATTTTGGGTCAACCCCTCTTACATGAAAATGCAGACTTGGATGAAATTATAAAAGCTCTCGAATTAAAAAAGCCCCAAGATGATACGGCAATAGTTTTTATGGGACACGGTTCTTCACATGAGGCAGATAAATTCTACGAGATCATGCAAAATAAACTCAATTCGCAGGGTCTTGAAAATGTCTTGATAGGAACAGTTGAAGGCTCCGTAGAACTAAAGGATATCTTACCTATTCTTGCCGAACGCAAAATAAAAAAAATTGAGCTTTATCCGTTCATGATGGTTGCAGGCGACCATGCCCACAACGATATGGCAGGAGATGAAGAAGACAGCTGGTTCACCATTTTAAAAAATGAGGGCTACGAGGTTAATGCCAATCTAAAAGGCTTGGGCGAATATCCTATGATCCGCGAAATACTTTACAAGTCTTTAGAAAATACAATCAATTGCCATAGAGGTTAA
- a CDS encoding M16 family metallopeptidase, whose amino-acid sequence MKKKIFITLCIIALLFSCKTTPPAPKIEGLDNASSFMKSNVPLISEYSLDNGIKVIVKKQDTNRIFTMSVVYSGGLALIPQGKDGLESLTLSMMLRGSKKYSYEDIKKISSENSSTMSANTGIDLSWLNLTTIDKYWNQMLDVFTDSIINPVFNEKELELVKKAALMDIKKRMSDPYDFTVTKLHEKIFKDHPYSIEKDGTESSVSTIKIEDLKQWYAEKLTADRMFIVAVGNFKTSDLISQLNKTVGKIPVKQNKIPEVKKLDIKQNLFTEAFEESKGIAYIRGDYIIPPVQSKDFTTLRFTYTILNELLFEIVRTQNAACYSVWTNAHGFNSTYGSLVVFKSDKPTKAKTAFDEAIAVLASGQTINLKGQGIKSGEGSVTKSSGNTYAPIAENLEAYKSKFINGFFGNQLTNSDAAAQIMYSQAYYGNPYEYLRMIDKINAITSEDIIRVTNDYIVNGKVSWIVVADSATLSKLDKSKFMKFTGNVKK is encoded by the coding sequence ATGAAAAAAAAGATATTTATTACACTATGTATAATTGCACTGTTGTTTTCATGCAAAACAACTCCGCCCGCCCCGAAAATTGAAGGGCTTGACAATGCAAGCAGCTTTATGAAGTCCAATGTTCCTTTGATCAGTGAATATAGCTTGGATAACGGAATTAAGGTAATTGTAAAAAAACAAGATACCAATAGAATCTTCACAATGAGTGTAGTTTATTCAGGCGGTCTCGCCCTTATACCCCAAGGAAAAGACGGTTTGGAATCTTTAACTCTAAGTATGATGCTGAGAGGTTCAAAAAAATATTCCTATGAAGACATAAAAAAAATATCTTCTGAAAACTCAAGTACCATGAGTGCAAATACCGGAATAGATCTTTCGTGGCTCAATTTGACTACCATCGACAAATACTGGAATCAAATGCTCGATGTTTTTACCGATTCGATCATAAATCCTGTCTTTAATGAAAAAGAATTGGAACTTGTAAAAAAAGCGGCTTTAATGGACATCAAAAAACGAATGAGCGATCCTTATGATTTTACCGTAACAAAGCTTCACGAAAAAATTTTTAAGGACCATCCTTATTCTATCGAAAAAGACGGAACGGAAAGCTCCGTTTCAACTATAAAAATTGAAGACTTAAAACAATGGTATGCCGAAAAACTTACAGCCGATAGAATGTTCATCGTTGCAGTAGGAAACTTTAAAACATCGGATCTCATTTCACAACTAAACAAAACCGTCGGTAAAATTCCTGTAAAACAAAATAAGATACCCGAAGTAAAAAAGCTTGACATAAAACAAAATCTTTTTACGGAAGCCTTTGAAGAGTCCAAGGGAATTGCTTACATAAGAGGAGACTATATAATTCCGCCCGTACAATCAAAAGATTTTACAACATTAAGATTTACCTATACAATCTTAAACGAACTTCTTTTTGAAATTGTAAGAACTCAAAATGCTGCTTGTTATTCGGTATGGACAAACGCTCACGGGTTTAATTCAACCTATGGCTCCCTTGTAGTCTTTAAATCGGATAAACCCACAAAAGCAAAGACAGCCTTTGATGAAGCGATTGCAGTATTAGCTTCAGGACAAACAATTAACCTAAAAGGACAGGGAATAAAATCCGGTGAAGGAAGCGTAACAAAATCAAGCGGAAACACTTATGCACCGATTGCCGAAAACCTTGAAGCCTATAAATCCAAATTTATCAACGGCTTTTTCGGAAACCAACTTACCAATTCGGATGCAGCCGCTCAAATTATGTACAGTCAAGCCTATTATGGAAATCCTTATGAGTATCTGCGAATGATAGATAAGATAAATGCAATTACCTCTGAGGATATTATAAGGGTTACAAATGATTATATAGTGAACGGAAAAGTAAGCTGGATAGTCGTTGCGGATTCCGCTACCTTGTCAAAACTGGATAAATCCAAGTTTATGAAATTTACCGGTAATGTAAAAAAATAA